A window of the Petrotoga sp. 9PWA.NaAc.5.4 genome harbors these coding sequences:
- the rdgB gene encoding RdgB/HAM1 family non-canonical purine NTP pyrophosphatase has product MSNQIKLYLATSNKNKVREVNEILAQIDYINNIQIQYIFDEIENQEVRIIENGESFIENSVIKAWSYGKIIKKPVLSDDSGLSILCLKDFPGINSSRFLEDEPYEKKMEKILAMLEGEEDRRAFFACAATYFDIEKNILLSFEEKIYGTISNEIRGTNGFGYDPIFIPEGFKTTFGELKKDIKNKISHRAKAFEKLFSFIEKNGLLH; this is encoded by the coding sequence TTGAGTAATCAGATAAAATTATATTTAGCAACTTCAAACAAAAATAAAGTAAGAGAAGTTAATGAGATTTTGGCTCAAATTGATTATATAAATAATATTCAAATTCAATATATATTTGATGAAATAGAAAATCAAGAGGTTAGAATAATAGAAAATGGGGAAAGTTTTATAGAAAATTCTGTGATCAAAGCTTGGTCTTATGGTAAAATAATAAAAAAACCAGTTTTATCTGATGACTCTGGTCTATCGATTTTATGTTTAAAAGATTTCCCAGGCATCAATTCTTCAAGATTCCTTGAAGATGAACCTTATGAAAAAAAGATGGAAAAAATTTTGGCTATGCTTGAAGGAGAAGAAGATAGGAGAGCATTTTTCGCTTGTGCTGCAACCTATTTTGATATAGAAAAAAACATATTATTAAGTTTTGAGGAAAAAATTTATGGTACAATTTCAAATGAAATAAGAGGTACTAATGGGTTTGGTTATGATCCTATTTTTATTCCTGAGGGCTTTAAAACAACATTTGGAGAACTTAAAAAAGATATTAAAAATAAAATTAGTCATCGAGCAAAAGCCTTTGAAAAACTGTTTTCATTTATAGAAAAAAACGGATTACTGCATTAA
- a CDS encoding HU family DNA-binding protein has translation MNKKELVDAFAKKASVTKKEAETYVDAFVEVVSEALSKGEEVKLVGFGTFKVQERAARKGVNPQTGKPLKIPAKKVPKFVPGKELKDAVK, from the coding sequence GTGAATAAGAAGGAGTTAGTGGATGCTTTCGCAAAAAAAGCTTCTGTAACTAAAAAAGAAGCAGAGACTTACGTTGATGCATTTGTTGAAGTTGTAAGTGAAGCTTTAAGTAAAGGGGAAGAAGTAAAGTTAGTAGGGTTTGGAACATTCAAAGTTCAAGAAAGAGCGGCAAGAAAAGGTGTAAACCCACAAACAGGGAAACCTTTAAAGATTCCTGCAAAGAAAGTTCCAAAATTCGTTCCCGGAAAAGAATTGAAAGACGCTGTAAAGTAA
- a CDS encoding P1 family peptidase — MNETITAVPGIKVGHYTDFKALTGCTVVLSEKGAIGGVDVRGSAPGTRETDLLRPGNLVQQIHGVLLTGGSAFGLAAADGVMKYLEENKIGFQTTTIKVPIVSAAVIYDLDIGNTFIRPNSEFGYLAAKYATEEPVEQGCIGVGIGALVGKALGKEYAMKSGVGSYSLELNSGLIVGALTVVNATGDVYENGNIIAGAINKNYTFMNIYESMKKLVFRAHPGENTTLSVVATNAKLTKEQANKVAQVAHDGMARAIKPVHSMYDGDTVFCLSTDNIETDTTIIAEVAADVVEKSIINAIKNSKKIENILSYRDLKENF, encoded by the coding sequence TTGAATGAAACAATTACAGCTGTCCCAGGAATAAAAGTTGGTCATTATACAGATTTTAAAGCTTTAACTGGTTGCACAGTTGTTCTGTCTGAAAAAGGAGCAATAGGTGGCGTAGATGTTAGGGGATCGGCTCCAGGTACAAGAGAGACAGATTTATTGCGCCCGGGAAACCTCGTACAGCAAATTCACGGCGTTCTTTTAACTGGAGGCAGTGCCTTTGGCTTAGCTGCTGCAGATGGGGTTATGAAATATTTAGAAGAAAATAAAATAGGTTTTCAAACAACAACTATTAAAGTCCCTATAGTTTCAGCTGCTGTCATTTATGACCTTGATATTGGAAATACTTTTATTAGGCCTAACTCAGAGTTTGGCTATTTAGCAGCAAAATATGCCACAGAAGAGCCGGTTGAGCAGGGTTGTATAGGAGTAGGAATAGGAGCTTTAGTTGGCAAAGCTTTAGGAAAAGAGTATGCTATGAAAAGCGGTGTAGGAAGTTATTCTTTAGAACTAAACAGTGGTTTAATAGTTGGAGCCTTAACTGTCGTAAACGCTACAGGAGATGTTTATGAAAATGGAAACATTATTGCTGGAGCTATAAATAAAAATTATACCTTCATGAACATTTATGAAAGCATGAAAAAGCTTGTTTTTAGAGCTCACCCCGGTGAAAATACTACACTTTCAGTTGTTGCAACAAATGCGAAATTGACAAAAGAACAAGCAAATAAAGTAGCACAAGTCGCTCATGATGGTATGGCAAGAGCAATAAAACCGGTTCATTCTATGTATGATGGAGATACTGTTTTTTGCTTATCTACGGATAATATAGAAACAGATACTACAATAATTGCTGAAGTTGCAGCAGATGTGGTAGAAAAATCAATAATAAATGCAATCAAAAATTCTAAAAAAATTGAGAATATTTTAAGTTATAGAGATTTAAAAGAAAATTTTTAG